Below is a genomic region from Triticum dicoccoides isolate Atlit2015 ecotype Zavitan chromosome 5A, WEW_v2.0, whole genome shotgun sequence.
GACTCGACCATCAGAGAAAGGTTGGGACCAACGAAGAAACATAAGCATCACTGATCACCCCATAAATACAGTCTCACAAACAACACCCCAAAAGAATGTcgcaaaatactactccctccgtccggaaatacttgtcattgaaatggatgtatctagatgtattttagttgtagatgcatccattttcatccattttaatgtcaagtatttccggacggagggagtacaagacaaGATGCAAAAACGTAAACAACACAGaactaaaagaagaagaagaaaagatgaCAACCAAACACAAAGCAAAGCAAAAAAAACATAACCGCAGGCGCCCTTTTTCTAAGCGACGAGGAACCAAACCGCACATATCTTGCGGTTTTGCTTTGAAGTGTGCCCCAACCAAAGCCGcgaggatggatggatggatgcgtcTCGCGGCGGCACAGCCCCTGCCGTCCGTCCAAGACACGACACGCAACCGCGCGCGCGATCCAGGCCGCCCGCGCCTCGGGGCCGCGGATCCGGCCGTCCGACCCGCGCCCGCCCCCCCTTTATATGCCCCCGGACCCCTCCCCCGGCCCTGCCTACGCCGTCTCTCTGTCCTGTCCTTTCTCCTCCATCTCCAACCTCCCCCCACCCCTCCCCTCCCGAAATTTGGATCAAACGAACTCGCTAAACTTAATCTCATCCTTAAACGCGCGGCGAACGGAATCGGATTTGGGAGGGACGAGGCGTTTGGATCCCATTTTGGGGGGCTAATCGCGGTGGGTAGTGGGTGTTAGGGTTTCGGATCTGGTCGGTTTTTGGTTTGCTTTGGTCCTAATCCGGCGATGAACGGCGAGATGATGATGCGGCCTCCCGTGCCGGCGCCGTACCAGGTGTGGGCGGCGACGCtggcgcagcagcagcagcagcagctcccgccggtggcggtggcggtggcggaggcgccGCCGGCGGGGTTCAAGCCGGCGAGGCCCGCGTGGAAGCGGGCGGCGCGGCAGCAGCCCGGGTGGAAGCAGCGCAAGGCCGCGGCCCAGGCGCAGGGGAGGTGGGGCGGGTCGGCGGCGCCGCGCAACACGACGTCGTACCTGATCCGGGCCAAGCGGGCGGGTGGCGTGGCGTCGCTGGTGTCGCCGTGCCCCGTGACGCCCGCCGTGCTGCCGACGCCGCGGCTGTCGCCGGCGCGGGAGGTGCTGGTGGAGATGGCCAAGGAGGCGTGGGGCGTCGACGGGTACGGCTCCATGAAGGGCCTCATCCGCCTCCGCCCCCAGGCCGCCGGCCCCgacgccggcgacggcgacggcgccgaCTCGGGCTCCGGCGAGAGCGACGTGGAGGAGCACGTGGAGGTGGAGCGCCGCCTCGACCACGACCTCAGCCGCTTCGAGATGGTGCAGCTCCCCGCCGCGCCCGCCGGCGAGGACGACGAGGACGATGACGCCCGCGCGGCCCGGCTGGAGGAGGAGAACCTGACCCTCCGCGCGCGGCTCTTCCTGGTGGAGCGCGACATGGCcgacctccgccgccgcctcgtcgccgtgGAGTCCCTCTGCCGCGACCGCCACCGCGACGGCTGCGTCGTGGACGCCGCCCTGCCTTCCCCCGCCGAAACCGACGAGGCGGCCACCGAGGACGCCATGGTACTCTGACGTGGCCGGCCGCCCGCACCGTGCCCTGTACATAGTTCACCGTCCCTTCCTCCTCCCCCCTGTGCAGGCGTCAACAGACAGACAGATGTGAATGAAGAGTAGCCAGCAGCATCAGCATCAGCAGTTCAAATAGCATCCTAGAGCCAGTTATTACTCTTCCTTCCCTCCTTGAATCCCCATAGCAGTCCGATCTGTGGTTGTGTCATCAGGTAGCCAGATCCCCATTCCATGCCCATCATGTAGTCGTAGCAGCATTAGGAAGGAGTCAACCAAACCAATGTTTTCATGTAGATGTACTAGCGGTTAACCGGCGTCAATGGCGGGCACcggcgaggaagacgaagacgacGCGGGGCCAGCGTTCCTCTAGATCCATCCAGTGCCTGCCAAACTCGGCAACTCCAGTTATTAGTCAGTAGTAGCAGCATTTGTTGTGATTCTGAACATGTTGTTCCATTATTGCATTCCGCATTCTGTACCATTCTGTGCGCATCCATGCTCACCAAATGCTTGGCCATTGGCAGGGGGCAGGCAGCGGCGGCGAGACCCATGGACGATGGATCCAGCAGCCGTGGGAGTTCTATACTAGTGCtgttttaattttattttatttagtttttgctGTGCTGGCGTGCGATTTTGGCGAGACGTGGCGTGACCAGTGGGACTCGCTCCTGTGGatgcgggggtgggggtggtgaCGGCGTGTTGAATTGCGGCTCGGCTCGGTTGGTCAGGCATGCAGGTCCGGTTAACCATTCCGAActgggcggcggtggtggtggtggtggggcggGTCCGAGGAAGAGGATGACCGACCGGGAGGGAGGCGAGTGGTTGGGCATTGGCAATGGCGACGTGGCGACAGAATCTTGGCATCTTGTGTGGAGAAGGTGCTGCCGGGCGAGAGAGCTCTGGGCTATCCAGGAGCTTTTTTCTTCTTCTCGGCTTATTAATGTTTTTTATCATCCGGGTAGCCAATCCGCCGGGTAGCAGCGGAGGACGGTCTGACCGGTGGTACGTTCATTTGAGTGGATTTGATTGAGCTCGCCGTGAGTGACGTAGCGAGTGGACAAAACAGTAGGCTGCAAAGCGCAAAGCGCTGCGCCCACCAGGTACCGGCCGGCCCTCCCTTTTGGGATAGAAATCTCTTCGTTTCCCAACACGTCATACTGATCCGGCTTCTGAACCAAAACTCTGGTAGGCTCACACTTTGCATGCACACGGAAAGCCCAAACTGCACCTACAAATAAATTCGGCGCGGTCAACTCTAAGAAGGAGGAAAAAAAAACAGTCTTATGTTTTAAAACAATGGGCCTCCCCTGTCCACCTGAATCAATCATTAATAATTAATTAAAAAGAGAAGAGGAGCAGCAATCGCTTCCCGTCGGAGATCCCTCTACGCAACAAGAGCATCTAGTCACTAGTCAGTGCAATGCATGCGCGCGTGGGGCGGTAGCAGTTTGCCGTAGATGCGTGCCGTGTTGCGTGGAGTAGCCTCGGGGCCTCGTGGGTTGGGTGGTGCGTTCCTCCGAGGATAGGAGGGGAATCAGAAGCCTGCTCCAACTTTGGCACCCCTGGCGCAGGGCATCGCGGACGTGACGAGAGAATATTAGCAGCATCCTGGCGGATAGCGTGCGTGGTACGGGGAAGATGGAGGAGCTCTCGGCGATGCAGGAGCGAGGGAGCCTTGCTCCGGCTGGAATTTTCTTTCACTTCAGTTAGTTAAAGGCAAAACAAAAACAGACGAATGGAATATTCGTATTCTCCTCCTCCTTTGCAGCTTATTATTCTCTGCGaatcctttttttctttctctttttgccGTGGCAGCGTAGGCAGGAGGACCGGGAGGGGGTGGAGCGGACCTGCCACATATATATTGCCCTGTGAAGACGGCGATCCTGGCGACCGACGACGGCACACCGCA
It encodes:
- the LOC119302846 gene encoding uncharacterized protein LOC119302846, with the translated sequence MNGEMMMRPPVPAPYQVWAATLAQQQQQQLPPVAVAVAEAPPAGFKPARPAWKRAARQQPGWKQRKAAAQAQGRWGGSAAPRNTTSYLIRAKRAGGVASLVSPCPVTPAVLPTPRLSPAREVLVEMAKEAWGVDGYGSMKGLIRLRPQAAGPDAGDGDGADSGSGESDVEEHVEVERRLDHDLSRFEMVQLPAAPAGEDDEDDDARAARLEEENLTLRARLFLVERDMADLRRRLVAVESLCRDRHRDGCVVDAALPSPAETDEAATEDAMVL